The Pirellulales bacterium sequence CGAATGCCGCGGCGCCGAGACGCTCGACATGTTGCAAGCGATGAATACCGGTCATGAAGGTTCGCTGACCACGATTCACGCTAATACGCCGCGCGACGCCGTGGCCCGTATCGAAACCATGATCACGATGGCCGGCTTCGAACTGCCATTGAAGGCCATGCGGCAACAAATCGCCAGCGCCGTGGACCTGATCATTCAGGCCAACCGCTTGCAGGGGGGGCCGCGCAAGATCACGCACATCACCGAAATCCTGGGAATGGAACAAGACACGATCGTGATGCAGGACATCTATCACTTCACGAAGGACGGCGTTGATGAAAATGGCCGGGCGCGCGGCCGCTTTCTGTCGACCGGCATTCGCCCCGCCTTCATGGACCGCCTCGAGGCTGCCGGCGTCCGTCTGCCGGCGAGCGCCTTCCGCCAGCGCGTGATGTTAGAGGATTAGTCCCCGAGACCATACGACCATGAACCCGACTCTGCTCATCTCGATCGCGGCCTTCGTCGGCGTGGCGGCGCTGGTCGGCGGCATCGCCATGTTCCTGCGCGAGAAAAGCGACAAGGGCATCGAGCAGCGGCTGGACGTGCTGACCGGGCTGAGCACGGCCAGCAACGTCAAGGAGAACCTGCTCAAAGGGAGCGTGCTCAGCGCGCCCTTGAATGAAAAGCCCGGCATCCTCGAAGGACTCGTCGCCCGTTATCACAAGCTGAGTCTGTTATTCGAGCAGGCCGATACGACGCTCACCATTTCGCGGTTTTTCGGCATCTCGGCCGGGCTGGCCGTGGTCGGTGCGTTGGCCTCGATGGTGGCGGGCTTTCCTGCGCCGATGACGCCCTTGGGGGCGCTGGCGATGGCAACGCTGCCGCTGTTGTGGCTGATGTTTCGCCGCGGCAAACGGATGAAGGCCTTTGCCGTGCAATTGCCCGACGCGCTGGAGCTAACGGCCCGCGCGCTGCGCGCCGGTCATAGCCTGGCGTCGGGCTTCAACCTGGTACGCGAAGAGATGGCGCCGCCGATTTCCAAGGAATTCGGCCGGGTCTTCGAAGAGCAGAACCTGGGCATTTCGATGGACGATTCGCTGTCGAACATGACCGAACGCGTCCCCAACCTGGACCTGAAGTTCTTCGCCACGGCCATCGTCCTGCAACGGCAGACGGGCGGTGACCTGGCCGAGATTCTCGACAAAATCGGCTACATCATTCGCGAGCGATTCAAAATCTGGGGCCAGGTGCAGGCGCTGACGGGCGAAGGCCGTTTGTCGGGCGTGGTGCTGTTGGGGTTGCCGCCGGTCCTGTTTCTCGCCGTGTACCGGCTGAACCCCGATTACATCATGATGCTGTTCACCGACCCGATGGGCAAAAAGATGCTCGCCGGAGCGGTCATCCTGCAGGTGCTCGGCGCGCTGGTCATTCGCAAAATCATCAATATCAAGGTGTAAGTCGTGATCCTTGCCGACTTGATCGACTTCACGCAGATTCTGCCGCTGGCCGTATTCGGCTTGTTTGCCGTGGCCGCCTGGTGGCTGTTGGATCTGGTGGCGACGGGGCGGCCGCGCACTTTGCAGCGGCTGGACGAAATCAAGAATCCTGCGCTGCGACGCCGTGAAGCGGCGTCGTTGACCAAGAAGCAGGACGCGATGACCAAGGTGCTGGAAGCGGCTTCGCCTGCTCTGGCCGCGCCCTTGCAACCGAAAAGCGAGCTGGAAGTCAGCAAGCTGAAAATGAAGCTTTCCAACGGTGGCTTCCGCGGCGAGTCGGCGCCGACGATCTTCCTGGGTCTGAAATTCCTGGGTCTGATCATCGGCCTGTTCGGCAGCGGCACGACGATGATGATCCTCGGCAATTTCAGCCAGAAATCGACCATGACGTCGCTGTTCGTCGCCGGCGCCTTGTTTTACCTGCCCGACCTGGTGCTGAAGCTGATCGTCAGCAAACGCAAGGAAGCGATCTTCCTGGGCCTGCCTGATGCGCTCGACCTGATGGTGGTGTGCGTCGAGGCGGGGCTGGGTCTGGACCAGGCGATGCGCCGCGTTTCGGACGAGATGAAGCGGATCTACAAGGTGATCTCCGAAGAGTTCGCGCTGTCGAACTTTCAATTGCAAGTGGGTCGCTCGCGCACTGACGTGCTGCACGAGCTCGGGGTGCGCACCGGCGTCGATGATTTGCGCAGCCTTGCGTCGATCTTGATTCAAGCCGATAAATTCGGCTCCAGCATCGCGCAAGCCCTGCGCGTGCAAAGCGACTCGATGCGCACGCGGCGGCGGCAATTGGCCGAGGAAAAAGCCGCCAAGACCGCGGTAAAGCTGATTTTCCCGCTCGTGATCTTCATCTTCCCGGGCATTTTCGTCGTGCTCGTCGGGCCGGCCGCCATCACCATGGTCCGCGAAATGTTCCCGCTGATGGCCGGGGCCGGGGGCGGGCCCGGAGCCGGAAGCTGAGGCGATTGCGCAAGCCCTGGCGGTTCCTCGTTCCGGTGCCAGGAATTCGGCGGCTACCGTCCGATACCGGGATAGGGGCCGAAATGCGCGCCCGAGCCCGGCACGGGATGCCGATGGCCGCGCGGACCACGACTGGGGATCGATCGATGCGATGCTTGCTGCTGGCCGCTTTCGCCGGGTGCGCGCTTGTGCCTGCGTCCGTGTTGGCACAGAACGCCAACATGAACTGTGATGTGGTCACCGAGGATTCGGCCAAGCCCGAGCCGAACTTCTTCAAACGCGCGTGGTATTCGGTCTGCCGCGACTTCAAGCGAAACAACAATTGGCCCGACCCGTTCGTAACGGCGGATCGCGCGAACACGCGCATCCATTTCGACTTAGCGACCGCCAATGGCTGGCGCGTGCAAAACACGCTCGGCGATCACCACTTCGTCGATGACGGCACGGAATTGACCGAGGCGGGGCGCCTGAAGATTGCTGCCATCATTGCCCAGACTCCGCTCTGCTATCGAGCGGTTTTCCTGTTGCGCGACGAGGATCCGGAAAAGACCGCCGGCCGCGTGGTGGCCGTGCAAGAACAAATCGCCGCGGTCGTCGGCGACCGTCCGCCGGTACCGATCTTCGAGACGTACGACAAGCCGCGCGGCACACCCGCTTTTTATGTCGACGAGGTGACGCGCCGCTATCAGGCCACGATTCCCGATCCGCGCTTGCCTGAGGACGACAGCAGTAGTTCGATGTCCTCGGGTTACAGCGGCGGTAGTGGCAGCGGCAGCAGCGGGCAGTAGGGGCCAGCGGTTGGAAACCTTTCACGCCCTGCTTTCCACACAGGGCCGCCAATATCACGGGGCAAAGCGACACGCGCAGCAAGCTTCGGCGTCCTCACGGCGGAGCCGCGCGTTGCTCGCGACGATTGCTAGCACGTGGAAATCTGCCAGGGCTGCCGCGATTTGCCTGGTCCTCCCCGCCTAACCCACACCCCTGTTACGTGTGTTACGTGTTCGCCAATCTGCCACTTCCTATGCAGCCGATGATTGTCGTCGGCCGATCAATATTGCGACACCGCGAGAGCGTTCTCCTCGGAATAACTGCGATGGTTTACCAAATCTTCAAGCGTCGAGTGCGACGTTCTGAATGTGTGCGACGCCGCACCGCTGGGCCGTTATGTGCCTTGTCGATCGCTCTCGCCATGGCCGGTTTCAGCCTCGTTGGCTGCGTCAGCCCGAAGCCGGGCGACGCAGACTACGGGCAGCAACCCACCGGGTTGGCGGCGCTCAGCCCCAGCGCCATCGGGCAATCGGTCAGCAAGTCGGTAAAGGCGGGCACGGATAAAGTCAGCCAATCGCTGAAG is a genomic window containing:
- a CDS encoding type II secretion system F family protein, with protein sequence MNPTLLISIAAFVGVAALVGGIAMFLREKSDKGIEQRLDVLTGLSTASNVKENLLKGSVLSAPLNEKPGILEGLVARYHKLSLLFEQADTTLTISRFFGISAGLAVVGALASMVAGFPAPMTPLGALAMATLPLLWLMFRRGKRMKAFAVQLPDALELTARALRAGHSLASGFNLVREEMAPPISKEFGRVFEEQNLGISMDDSLSNMTERVPNLDLKFFATAIVLQRQTGGDLAEILDKIGYIIRERFKIWGQVQALTGEGRLSGVVLLGLPPVLFLAVYRLNPDYIMMLFTDPMGKKMLAGAVILQVLGALVIRKIINIKV
- a CDS encoding type II secretion system F family protein, with translation MILADLIDFTQILPLAVFGLFAVAAWWLLDLVATGRPRTLQRLDEIKNPALRRREAASLTKKQDAMTKVLEAASPALAAPLQPKSELEVSKLKMKLSNGGFRGESAPTIFLGLKFLGLIIGLFGSGTTMMILGNFSQKSTMTSLFVAGALFYLPDLVLKLIVSKRKEAIFLGLPDALDLMVVCVEAGLGLDQAMRRVSDEMKRIYKVISEEFALSNFQLQVGRSRTDVLHELGVRTGVDDLRSLASILIQADKFGSSIAQALRVQSDSMRTRRRQLAEEKAAKTAVKLIFPLVIFIFPGIFVVLVGPAAITMVREMFPLMAGAGGGPGAGS